One window of Chamaesiphon minutus PCC 6605 genomic DNA carries:
- a CDS encoding diacylglycerol/lipid kinase family protein, whose amino-acid sequence MRVSLTPNLQVLIIYNPTAGQSPNFKNTLDRVANLWRDLGWQVQIAATTAPGDATTKAQTAAQAGYNAVVAAGGDGTVNEVMNGLVGTETALGVLPLGTVNIWAREMGLSMDMLKAAESIAKSELTKIDVGMAGNRHFLLMAGIGFDAAVTATVRSDEKKILGAIAYVKQAIQIAWNFRGVRLKLRVDGKRVRGKILMVIIGNSQLYGGVVKFTAHATIDDGLLDVCVIKGRGMLSAPRRLISIFARHYNRDPLVQYYQAKQVEIRNKRGKHLPVQVDGDYLGTTPMSFRVVPDSLWIMVPPNADRSLWRSVEG is encoded by the coding sequence ATGCGTGTCAGTCTAACACCCAATCTGCAAGTCCTCATCATCTATAACCCTACAGCAGGACAATCGCCCAATTTCAAGAATACACTCGATCGAGTGGCAAATTTGTGGCGCGATCTGGGTTGGCAAGTCCAAATTGCTGCCACTACCGCTCCTGGCGATGCTACCACCAAAGCGCAAACAGCCGCCCAAGCTGGCTATAATGCCGTTGTCGCTGCTGGCGGCGATGGTACGGTAAATGAAGTCATGAATGGCTTGGTAGGCACCGAAACCGCCCTGGGAGTGCTACCACTGGGCACCGTCAATATTTGGGCGCGAGAGATGGGTTTATCGATGGACATGCTCAAAGCCGCAGAAAGTATCGCCAAGTCAGAATTGACCAAAATTGACGTTGGCATGGCCGGAAATCGCCATTTTCTTCTGATGGCCGGAATTGGCTTCGATGCTGCCGTCACGGCAACGGTAAGGTCGGATGAGAAGAAAATACTAGGTGCGATCGCCTATGTCAAGCAAGCGATTCAAATAGCTTGGAATTTTCGCGGCGTGCGCCTGAAGTTGCGCGTCGATGGTAAGCGGGTGCGCGGCAAAATTTTGATGGTAATTATCGGCAACAGCCAACTCTATGGCGGCGTTGTCAAGTTTACCGCTCATGCGACGATCGATGATGGCTTATTAGATGTCTGCGTAATTAAAGGACGCGGCATGTTATCGGCACCGCGCAGGTTGATTTCGATCTTCGCCCGTCACTACAACCGCGATCCGCTGGTGCAATATTATCAAGCAAAACAAGTTGAAATTCGCAACAAGCGAGGTAAGCATCTCCCCGTGCAAGTAGATGGCGACTACCTCGGTACGACCCCGATGAGTTTTCGCGTGGTGCCCGATAGTCTCTGGATTATGGTACCGCCAAATGCCGATCGATCTTTATGGCGATCGGTTGAGGGGTAG
- the plsY gene encoding glycerol-3-phosphate 1-O-acyltransferase PlsY: MLANTTIAFGIFIIAYFLGSFPTGYLAGKLLQGIDIREHGSGSTGATNVLRTLGKVPGSIVLLIDALKGALAVTIANLLFTLDLFSTLPVDWQAYLVPLAATGAILGHSKSIWLNFSGGKSVATGVGVLLAMSWQVGLATMLVFSITIAISRIVSMSSIVGAVSVTIWMLLFERPLPSVIFAIVGGIYVVWRHSANIQRILAGTEPKVGQKLESTT; this comes from the coding sequence ATGCTAGCTAACACCACTATCGCCTTCGGTATCTTCATCATCGCCTACTTCCTCGGCTCATTTCCGACTGGATATTTAGCAGGAAAATTGTTGCAGGGCATCGATATTCGCGAGCATGGTTCGGGTTCGACGGGGGCGACGAATGTATTGCGGACGTTGGGTAAAGTTCCAGGCTCGATCGTGTTATTAATCGACGCACTTAAAGGGGCATTAGCCGTCACGATTGCGAATCTCCTATTTACGCTCGATTTATTTTCCACATTACCAGTAGATTGGCAAGCTTATTTAGTGCCACTCGCTGCGACAGGAGCGATTTTAGGACACAGTAAATCGATTTGGTTGAATTTTAGTGGCGGTAAGTCTGTCGCCACAGGAGTGGGCGTTTTACTAGCTATGTCGTGGCAAGTTGGTCTAGCAACGATGCTGGTATTTAGCATCACGATCGCGATTAGTCGGATTGTCTCGATGAGTTCGATAGTAGGTGCTGTTTCGGTAACAATTTGGATGCTGTTGTTCGAGCGACCGTTACCTTCAGTCATTTTTGCGATCGTCGGTGGAATTTACGTTGTCTGGCGACATAGTGCCAATATCCAGCGAATTCTGGCTGGTACCGAACCGAAAGTAGGCCAAAAACTAGAATCGACGACATAG